Proteins encoded together in one Vigna angularis cultivar LongXiaoDou No.4 chromosome 5, ASM1680809v1, whole genome shotgun sequence window:
- the LOC108339737 gene encoding putative UDP-rhamnose:rhamnosyltransferase 1: METWAPCCQRVLLFRRSRSHCFPLIPGRGSWTSLPCAPGRSSNSPRIQHRKLAGRVKLAGPPPTCCCVLPFDCSWAVVLSSKLLGDLYSKHLFTWTRPCDFMQDTIRTRSNKSSEPLLEGLETSRRPLRKTLSRVPSLEKISQALELDQESMDNNDGRHTFADYATVVGPYHFNSIAKPMVNATSMEMKPTLIHLVKSNQFNELSNESPYEHLTTFNEICNTVKLNGVSDDAIRLSLFPFSLRGNAKLWKSTEAAIRSLEMQVGQMAKKLEEMPIRSFGANTEVNPKEECKVIIGGPEVKPARMTLFMFDGSTKRPYGIVEYVMVHIENLRFLVDFVIMEMGEDLEIPIILGRPFMKTTKNGHDRFARSLEFTLADMRRRESEELRDTGCITSSISMADKELHIVVFPWLAFGHNVPFLELAKLIAQKGHKISFISTPKNINRLPKLPENLKPWLHLIEFPLPHVEELPENAENTLDTPPHLVPYLFKAYDGLEEPLTEFLEKSTPDWVICDFAPHWLPPLSSKLGIPCIFFSCFAACASSFGLELFKGKKSMESAEAKLLHDGYKRTQVGQSYQPKEVNRFFETLKGAQVFATRSCMEIEGEFVKSLESLSGKLVIPIGLLPASPEDSNDHNWYTILNWLDKWEKGSVIYVAFGTEVKLSDEDFTEISVALELSGFPFFWALKNRNTSGGSVESQDWIENESKRGMIWRTWAPQSRILAHKSVGAFLTHCGWNSVIEGLQVGCLLVMLPFQYDQWSNAKFMEEKKVGVKVHRNEHDSKFTRASVAKALTSVMSEEEGKYLRKEAQEMSKIVGDKQLQLKYVNEFVDYMKNNRSGYN, translated from the exons ATGGAGACTTGGGCTCCCTGCTGCCAGCGTGTGCTTCTCTTTAGAAGGTCCAGATCCCACTGCTTCCCTCTCATTCCAGGACGTGGCAGTTGGACTTCCCTTCCTTGTGCACCAGGCCGTAGCAGTAATTCTCCAAGGATCCAGCACCGTAAGCTTGCTGGACGCGTGAAGCTTGCTGGACCGCCCCCTACGTGCTGCTGTGTGCTCCCATTTGATTGCTCATGGGCCGTGGTGCTTTCTTCAAAGCTGTTGGGTGATCTTTACTCCAAGCACCTCTTCACGTGGACTAGGCCGTgtgat TTTATGCAAGATACAATTAGGACGAGAAGCAACAAAAgttctgaacctcttcttgaaggacttGAGACTAGTAGGAGGCCACTGAGAAAGACATTATCCAGGGTACCTTCTCTAGAAAAAATTTCACAGGCCTTAGAATTAGATCAAGAAAGCATGGACAACAATGATGGCAGACATACTTTTGCAGATTATGCAACTGTTGTTGGCCCTTACCATTTTAACAGCATTGCAAAGCCAATGGTCAACGCCACAagcatggagatgaagcctacGTTGATCCATCTAGTAAAGAGCAACCAGTTCAATGAATTGTCcaatgaaagtccatatgaacatCTGACCACTTTTAATGAAATCTGCAACACTGTGAAGTTGAATGGAGTGTCAGATGATGCTATCAGATtaagtttgtttcctttctcactaCGAGGCAACGCTAAATTGTGG aaaagcactgaagctgctataaggaGCTTGGAGATGCAGGTTGGTCAAATGGCCAAGAAGTTGGAGGAGATGCCTATCAgaagttttggggctaatactgaagttaaccccaaAGAAGAATGTAAGGTTATT attggtggtccTGAAGTCAAACCTGCAAGGATGACTCTGTTTATGTTTGATGGATCCACTAAAAGGCCCTATGGTATTGTGGAATATGTGATGGTTCACATTGAAAATCTCAGATTCCTGGTAGATTTTGTGATAATGGAGATGGGGGAAGATTTGGAgatccctattattcttggaaggccattcatgaagacaaccAAG AATGGCCACGACAGATTTGCGAGATCTCTCGAGTTCACTTTAGCAGATATGCGAAGAAGAGAGAGCGAAGAATTGCGAGATAC GGGGTGCATAACGAGTAGTATATCCATGGCGGATAAGGAACTGCACATTGTTGTGTTTCCATGGCTAGCCTTTGGACACAATGTTCCATTTTTGGAGCTTGCAAAGCTCATAGCTCAAAAGGGTCAcaaaatttctttcatttccacACCTAAAAACATCAATCGCCTCCCTAAACTACCTGAAAATCTGAAACCTTGGTTGCATCTGATAGAATTCCCACTCCCCCACGTTGAAGAACTCCCTGAAAATGCAGAGAACACGCTGGACACTCCTCCGCACTTGGTTCCATACCTCTTCAAGGCTTACGATGGTCTTGAAGAACCTTTGACTGAATTTCTGGAGAAGAGCACCCCGGATTGGGTCATATGCGACTTTGCACCACACTGGCTGCCCCCACTGTCTTCCAAGCTAGGTATCCCatgcatatttttttcttgttttgctGCATGTGCTTCGTCTTTTGGTTTGGAGTTGTTTAAGGGAAAGAAGAGTATGGAATCTGCGGAAGCCAAGCTTTTGCATGATGGGTATAAGAGGACGCAAGTGGGTCAGAGTTATCAGCCTAAGGAAGTGAATCGGTTCTTTGAAACCCTGAAAGGTGCTCAAGTTTTCGCTACAAGAAGCTGCATGGAGATTGAAGGTGAGTTTGTGAAATCGCTTGAAAGTTTATCTGGGAAGTTGGTAATTCCAATTGGGTTGCTGCCAGCTTCGCCAGAAGACAGCAATGACCACAACTGGTACACCATTCTTAATTGGTTAGATAAATGGGAAAAGGGGTCAGTGATCTATGTAGCATTTGGAACTGAGGTCAAGCTGAGTGATGAAGACTTCACTGAAATTTCTGTGGCATTAGAATTGTctggttttccttttttttggGCTTTGAAGAATCGAAACACCTCAGGTGGTAGTGTTGAGTCACAGGATTGGATTGAGAATGAGTCAAAAAGGGGAATGATTTGGAGAACATGGGCACCTCAGTCAAGGATTTTAGCACACAAATCTGTTGGAGCATTCCTCACTCACTGTGGTTGGAACTCAGTGATAGAGGGTCTCCAAGTGGGGTGCCTACTTGTAATGTTGCCCTTCCAATATGATCAATGGTCGAATGCTAAGTTTATGGAGGAGAAGAAGGTAGGGGTTAAAGTACACAGAAATGAGCATGATTCCAAGTTCACTAGGGCTTCAGTGGCCAAGGCACTGACATCAGTGATGTCGGAAGAGGAAGGGAAATATCTTAGAAAAGAAGCACAAGAGATGAGTAAAATAGTTGGGGACAAACAACTgcaactaaaatatgtgaatgagTTTGTTGATTACATGAAAAACAATAGGTCTGGCTATAATTAG
- the LOC108340180 gene encoding BAG family molecular chaperone regulator 1-like, which translates to MDQLLKLDGIMVEGDVKLKRKIQVKRVQKYVETLDLLKIKNSLPSSNGHHAPVQHQQKHSNGQKLGPDLEQQEKHSNGHKRLPLAPIKEQQQQKQPRNSNENFLELYYEEQHQPSRNSTSGVVVTTNWELFDFAPPLIPVQSTSSPPPPPMSNSSGLPKFNWELFN; encoded by the exons atggatCAATTGCTTAAACTAGATGGTATAATGGTTGAAGGGGATGTGAAATTAAAGAGGAAAATTCAG GTAAAAAGAGTTCAAAAGTATGTTGAAACTCTGGATTTGTTGAAGATTAAGAATTCCTTGCCTAGTAGCAATGGACACCATGCACCAGTGCAACATCAACAGAAGCATTCAAATGGCCAAAAACTGGGACCAGATTTAGAGCAACAAGAAAAGCACTCAAATGGACATAAGAGATTACCCTTAGCACCAATTAAGGAACagcaacaacaaaaacaaccaaGGAACTCAAATGAAAATTTCCTAGAACTTTACTATGAAGAACAACATCAACCCTCAAGGAATTCCACCTCAGGAGTTGTAGTTACCACAAATTGGGAATTGTTTGATTTTGCCCCACCATTAATCCCTGTTCAATCCACATCCTCTCCCCCACCACCCCCAATGTCCAATAGTTCAGGTCTTCCCAAGTTCAATTGGGAACTCTTTAACTAA